A DNA window from Arachis duranensis cultivar V14167 chromosome 3, aradu.V14167.gnm2.J7QH, whole genome shotgun sequence contains the following coding sequences:
- the LOC107480323 gene encoding citrate-binding protein, whose amino-acid sequence MVLLPILHVTLLQLTLASFSAAIDPTQGFTQLPISNSNFQVQKPYDVPQNQRYTFIDGVHKFWVYSTDKPFEPSSTTLPRTEIRITGYDYTSGVWQFEGDFYVPSGTSGVSIMQVFGGSSSATTLQLRVYDGSLKAYRDPVVQNNIYDRWFRLNVIHDVGANNVKVYIDGNLNFDGDGRGPGTFYFKFGVYTQNDPSNYMESRWRDIKLFRKQ is encoded by the exons ATGGTGCTGCTACCCATCTTGCATGTAACCCTCTTGCAATTAACACTGGCCTCATTTTCAGCAGCCATTGATCCAACACAAGGGTTCACCCAACTCCCAATAAGCAACTCAAATTTCCAGGTCCAAAAGCCTTACGATGTTCCACAAAACCAGCGTTACACCTTCATAGATGGGGTTCATAAATTCTGGGTGTACTCCACCGACAAGCCTTTCGAACCATCCAGCACCACCCTGCCACGAACCGAGATTCGCATTACG ggATATGATTATACATCCGGTGTGTGGCAATTTGAAGGGGACTTTTACGTGCCGAGTGGAACAAGCGGTGTGAGCATCATGCAAGTGTTCGGTGGAAGCTCCTCTGCCACAACGTTGCAGCTTAGGGTGTATGATGGTTCTCTTAAGGCTTATAGGGATCCTGTTGTGCAGAACAACATCTATGATAGATGGTTCAGGCTGAATGTGATTCATGATGTTGGTGCCAACAACGTCAAGGTTTACATTGATGGGAATCTCAATTTTGATGGTGATGGTCGTGGACCCGGTACTTTCTACTTCAAGTTTGGGGTTTATACTCAGAATGATCCTTCCAACTATATGGAATCTCGTTGGAGGGATATTAAACTCTTTAGAAAGCAGTAA
- the LOC107480349 gene encoding uncharacterized protein LOC107480349: protein MSVEDLPRKEVNVLKGHEGAVLAARFNADGNYCLSCGKDRTIRLWNPHRGIHIKTYKSHGREVRDVHVTSDNSKLCSCGGDRQIFYWDVATGRVIRKFRGHDGEVNAVKFNEYSSVVVSAGYDQSLRAWDCRSHSTEPMQIIDTFSDSVMSVCLTKTEIIGGSVDGTVRTFDIRIGRETSDNLGQPVNCISMSNDGNCILAGCLDSTLRLLDRSTGELLQEYKGHTNKSFKLDCCLTNTDAHVTAGSEDGYIYFWDLVDASVVSRFRAHNSVVTSVSYHPKENCMVTASVDGTIRVWKT from the exons ATGAGCGTGGAAGATCTTCCTCGGAAGGAGGTGAATGTGCTGAAGGGGCACGAGGGCGCCGTACTTGCCGCGAGGTTCAACGCCGACGGCAACTACTGCCTCAGCTGCGGCAAAGACCGCACCATACGCCTCTGGAATCCCCACCGTGGCATCCACATCAAGACCTACAAATCCCACGGCCGCGAAGTCCGCGATGTCCACGTCACTTc GGACAACTCCAAGCTATGTTCGTGTGGTGGAGATCGCCAGATTTTTTATTGGGATGTAGCTACAGGCCGTGTAATTCGAAAGTTCCGTGGTCATGACGGTGAG GTCAATGCTGTGAAATTCAATGAGTATTCCTCTGTGGTAGTATCAGCTGGCTATGATCAATCCTTGCGTGCTTGGGACTGCAGATCCCACAGCACCGAGCCTATGCAG ATTATTGACACATTCTCAGATAGTGTCATGTCTGTTTGCTTAACAAAGACTGAAATCATTGGAGGAAGTGTTGATGGAACTGTTCGAACCTTTGACATTCGTATTGGCAG AGAAACATCCGATAACTTGGGGCAACCTGTTAACTGCATATCCATGTCCAATGATGGTAACTGCATTCTAGCTGGTTGTCTCGACTCTACTCTGCGTCTTTTGGACCG ATCTACAGGGGAGTTATTGCAAGAATATAAAGGACACACTAATAAG TCTTTTAAATTGGATTGCTGCCTTACCAATACGGATGCTCATGTAACTGCTGGCTCTGAGGATGGCTACATCTATTTTTGGGATCTTGTAGATGCATCAGTCGTGTCAAGATTCAGGGCTCATAACTCAGTG GTAACAAGCGTAAGTTATCACCCAAAGGAGAATTGCATGGTAACTGCTTCTGTGGATGGCACCATTCGAGTGTGGAAGACATAG
- the LOC107480351 gene encoding probable mannitol dehydrogenase 1 yields the protein MGSSNAFGWAATDTSGHLSPFHFSRRENEADDVTLKILFCGVCHSDLHTIKNDWGFTTYPVVPGHEIVGIVTKVGSNVTKFKEGDRVGVGVIVDSCKECECCQQDLENYCPRTVYTYNSPYKGTRTQGGYSDFVVVHQRFVLRFPDNLPLDAGAPLLCAGITVYSPMKYYGMTEPGKHLGVAGLGGLGHVAIKFGKAFGLKVTVISGSPNKEAEAIHTLGADSFLLSSDPEKMKAAMGTMDYIISTISAVHPLAPLLGLLKLNGKLVNVGLPSKPLQLPIFPLVGGRKLIGGSNFGGLKETQEMLDFCAKHNITANIELIKMDEINTAIERLSKSDVKYRFVIDVANSFSSSNM from the exons ATGGGCTCATCAAATGCCTTTGGCTGGGCTGCAACAGATACCTCTGGTCATCTCTCTCCCTTCCATTTCTCAAGAag GGAAAACGAAGCTGATGACGTCACTCTCAAAATCCTCTTCTGCGGGGTTTGCCATTCCGATCTGCACACAATCAAGAATGACTGGGGTTTCACTACTTACCCCGTTGTCCCTGG GCATGAAATTGTTGGTATTGTGACAAAAGTTGGAAGTAATGTGACAAAATTTAAGGAGGGGGATAGAGTTGGAGTTGGTGTAATAGTGGACTCATGTAAGGAATGTGAGTGTTGCCAGCAGGATCTGGAGAATTACTGTCCTAGAACTGTGTATACCTATAACTCTCCTTATAAAGGGACACGAACGCAGGGTGGCTACTCCGATTTCGTGGTTGTTCACCAGCGCTTTGTGCTTCGATTTCCCGACAACTTACCCCTTGATGCCGGTGCCCCTCTTCTGTGTGCTGGGATTACTGTGTATAGCCCCATGAAGTATTATGGGATGACAGAGCCCGGCAAGCATTTGGGAGTGGCCGGCCTCGGCGGCTTAGGCCACGTTGCCATCAAATTTGGCAAAGCATTTGGTCTCAAAGTTACTGTCATTAGTGGCTCTCCCAACAAGGAAGCTGAGGCCATTCACACTCTAGGGGCTGattctttccttctttcctcTGATCCTGAAAAAATGAAG GCTGCCATGGGAACAATGGATTATATCATCAGCACGATTTCGGCCGTCCATCCGCTGGCTCCCCTGCTTGGTCTGCTGAAGCTGAACGGAAAGCTGGTCAATGTAGGGCTGCCTAGCAAGCCTCTTCAGCTGCCTATCTTCCCCTTGGTTGGAG GAAGGAAGCTTATAGGGGGAAGCAACTTTGGAGGGCTGAAGGAGACTCAGGAGATGCTTGATTTCTGTGCAAAGCATAACATAACTGCAAATATTGAGCTGATTAAGATGGATGAGATCAACACTGCTATCGAAAGGCTCAGCAAATCCGATGTTAAATATCGCTTTGTTATTGATGTTGCAAACTCCTTCTCTTCCAGTAACATGTAG